tacccccttaataaaacCTAGACATGCTGAATTTCACCAATCTAGTATTATTATGTTAAATGATGCATAGTTTATTGTTCATATTCATCGCCATCACCTTCCTCTTCGTCAAACTCGCCCTCCTCTTCGGCTGTTGCATCCTGGTATTGTTGGTACTCGGACACCAAGTCGTTCATGTTGCTCTCAGCCTCAGTGAACTCCATCTCATCCATACCTTCACCAGTGTACCAATGCAAGAAAGCCTTACGACGAACATAGCGGTGAACTGCTCAGAGATACGTTTGAACAGCTCTTGGATGGCTGTGCTGTTGCCGATAAAGGTCGCTGACATCTTGAGGCCACGAGGTGGGATGTCGCAGACAGCGGTCTTCACGTTGTTAGGGATCCATTCTACAAAGTAgctgctgtttttgttttgtacattCAGCATCTGCTCATCAACCTCCTTCATGGACATGCGACCACGGAAGATAGCAGCAACTGTAAGGTAGCGACCATGACGTGGATCGCATGCAGCCATCATGTTCTTGGCATCAAACATCTGCTGGGTCAACTCTGGAACAGTAAGAGCACGATATTGCTGGCTACCACGGCTGGTCAGAGGAGCAAAACCAGGCATGAAGAAATGAAGACGTGGGAATGGCACCATGTTGACAGCAAGTTTACGGAGATCAGCATTGAGCTGACCTGGGAATCTTAAGCAGGTGGTTACTCCGCTCATGGTGGCTGAGACGAGATGATTAAGATCACCGTAGGTTGGTGTGGTCAGTTTGAGGGTACGGAAGCAAATGTCATACAAGGCTTCATTGTCAATACAGTAACTCTCATCTGTGTTTTCTACAAGCTGGTGAACTGAGAGAGTAGCGTTGTATGGCTCTACAACAGTATCCGATACTTTGGGTGATGGGACAACGCTGAAGGTGTTCATGATGCGGTCTGGGTACTCCTCACGGATCTTGCTGATGAGTAGTGTGCCCATACCAGAGCCGGTGCCACCACCAAGGGAATGTGTCAGTTGAAAGCCCTGCAAGAAAGATATCAAAATTGTAATTGGTCAATGGTCATTATTTACAGTAAACATCACAATTTCAAAGATTATAATCTCAGGGATGCAAGCTAACCTGAAGGAAAAAGTCTGAAACATGTGTGAATCTGAGCCAAAAGcctccaaaatgggctgaaaattgcAGGAATTTGGACTTCATATTCATAaaagcaggaaaacttgcatccctgtaagggacgcaccatttttGATactgggggtaggaagttggggtcggggaaagaaggcggcatgtttttttaatttaatttcatgcatttatacacagttaggtggggaagttttttttttttttttttagtgttggtgggtgaagtttttttttttgctcatgtagtgggtgaagttttttttgaaaaacttcctacccccaccctgagaatctaatggtgcgtccctaatcatGATCATAATATACCCAGCATGCAGATTGCAGAAATCCACCCCTGGGGTATTCTACAAGTTGACCTTCGACCTCAGTAAAGTAACAACTCAACAAAAGTTTTTTCATGCATCTATATCTCAGTTAATATCTGGTGATAAAAGTTTTACTCAATTCTGAATAATACGCAGATCCATTCCAGCTTTGGCAACACTGCTCTATCGTATCATGTTGTGGTCTAGCTGTCTGGGTGAAATTGGCCAGTGTCTAACAATTGGCACTAGCAGTGCACTTTGAAATGTGTATCAAAACTCACCTGAAGGCAATCGCAGCTCTCGGATTCTTTACGTACTACATCAAGAACGGAATCGATAAGCTCAGCACCCTCTGTGTAGTGACCTTTGGCCCAGTTGTTTCCAGCACCACTCTGACCGAACACAAAGTTGTCAGGTCTGAAGATCTGTCCAAATGGTCCTGATCGGACAGAGTCCATGGTACCAGGCTCCAGATCCACCAGAACAGCACGAGGGACGTACTTGCCACCGGTAGCTTCATTGTAGTAGACATTGATTCTCTCTAGTTGAAGATcagaatcgccatggtaggtacCAGTTGGGTCAATGCCATGCTCGTCGGAGATGACCTCCCAGAACTGGTGGAACAAAAAGAAAAATGGGTTGCTTTAACGTAAGTTACGAACActttaggggctggcattttcttcagaagagggggggggggtcatacatttttggaaagaaaaataggggagggggtcataaaatttttgctgATGACCACaggtagtgtgtttattttattcaaagactgatttcaatacaattttagcctctttagggggtaaggtgtaggggggttgcaattttattgatgcagactttttgtaaatttaggaaccccttCCCAAGAAAAGCCCAGCCCCCTTGCCTTAGCATGATTTTAATTGTGAGGGTTCCATCTGGTGGTCATGTTGAGAAAGTGCACTGATTTAGCCTCTTTGAAAAGCAACCTCATCCTTATTTTTAGATGTCCAATTGGAAACTATTATGATCCATTTGTTCCAATTGACCACAAATGAAGGTATGAtcattaaggttagccgagagtttttcatgcgcttgatttcagaggggcgtaagttcataacagaaacagccatgcagaaaatgaacaagcgtgcatcgggacgtaggcctacttacaatagaatatcgatccacggtcaagacatgaaaaggctatgaaacttggcttagctcgtgcccggagctcggatgccggggtggcacaagccattttcgcaattttcacaaggattttataaattttaaaattgattgggggcacttcgtcaagctacgccctggaaaatgtgttgattttgaatttatagccttgatatctttgatgaaatcaatgctgctattcccctgattacaatgttagggtaggcaacaacaacaatatcaaaaagcaattgcctatttgtaaatcgaatttgggatgaaaatcaacaagacagacttagcaggcctacaaagtgaaaaacaatcaatcacgattcactgcactaagcgaatcaatcaaataaaactaaaaagaaaggagcaagaaagaataaagaaatagtgaaaaagagaatttcaaagaaagagagaaaagaaaatgaatgaaaagaaagaaagaaaatgaaagaaatgaaaaaaaaaaaaaaaaaaagaaaaaaaaaaaaaaaaagaaagggagaaaggaaagaggaaagaaaggaagtaaaaatgagaaaagagggaaaaaaaagaagaaaattcagccacacggagactcgaacccacaaaaatagttcatattagattcccagtccaacgctgtatccactcggccacagatcaacttacacaaattgactgttctcaaagcggatgatataactataattggatgcaattacatatgattacaatcggcgtccgcattatggctcttagaataaacacgcatgtcggcgctgaaattttgaacgaactgatggaggaaaacctcgtttttgcaaaactagcttcaatttggagtgaaaatcaaatggaatagcaattggcagaatgttgagaaataatgtaggtattcagatgtctaaattaacgtctaagtaatcaagatatcgatcatttcacaaaccagctttttctcaagcaaattctccaaaattttcccccaaagcgggcttttaaaatttaatcggtactgtatttggttcttccccatggcaacattatttctttgatcgatttgtaatacaatactgaaaaagaagaaaacaatcgcttcggtgtgcgcacatttgaaaaaaaaaacctcatggagcgtgtttttgatcttgtgaacatggtgggtaaaaatgctttaaacgaaggattttaaaatttattctaataatttgtatataacacacacaaaatgttaagctacatccaatgcaccaacatttcactcgctgcgatatttgattactgagaaaactctgttttagagaacaactttatacgtcttttatacgtctctttgtgtaaccttaaggttagcaactattttaaattgttgcgatttggtagttcacagcatcttacgaatggtagtgagctttggcaaaaattgcattgatcatttcatagcgattgtgtggaaaaattcaaatatcagttTTATATCACAGATACTTTTggaggtcctgtggttcttgagctatgttataaagagggctgaaacaacacttttgtaaaacatacaactcattaacaacaataaatcaatcaagttgataaagtatgatttgtagaaatagaatgcacttttgcaaaatattttttcaataattaatatattgattcagacaatgaaaatcatatttctttggctgcttcgaccaacaaaagattGTGTCGCCTTAGGGGCTGTGTTATCGGCCTGCCAAAGTCTTTGTCTCCCTGCACAGGCCATATTAATGCGACAACATGAGCTTTAAGAGTAGGAAGTTTTGCATTtaaagcagtagcgtagccagtgggtggCAGACTACCCCCAAACTGGGGACGGAGAAGCGGACAAATAGGGATGAGCACTTAGAAGGGGGAGAAAAGAGCTAGAGAAAgtagagggagaaagagaagggaaaaaAGGGGAGGAAAAAGGGCAAGGGAGAATAAAAATAGGAAGGGTCTATGTTTGCCtgatattttaatttataaggTTTCAATACTGTTTTCCTAAACCTTTTCTGAGTTATTTAAAAGGTACCCCACagccatgaatgtgtgccaaaaatatctccccacttttgacctgccaaaaagtATCTTGCCACCTGCCACTTCCATCTTATAATTAAACCAGCTTTTCTTGACCTAGATTGAGATTTTTATTTTCATCACGGCAATGCAATGTTTGTAGTTCTGGTGGTATCATGCTATTCCCCATCCTCCCCTGCAAGTGCAACATATAAATAGGTATTCGAGGAGAAATCAATCACGTCAATTTTCTGACCAGTTCAGCGCAGACAGAGATTTAGTATTGATTGCCCATCAATATATAAATCTATACCCATTCAAATACCCCAAGATATAAAGAATACCATAATATTGAATTATTGATCATGATGAACTTGTAAATATTTGGATGCGTTGAATCCGGCACACGTGCATTTTTTTCCTTAAATGATTGCTTGGATTTTTATCTTTCATCGCGGTTTAAAATATTGAACCAATTTTGTAAATATTCACACCAAAAAGCCTGCCAACCAAGTCAGAAGTGCATTGGTGATACACGATATACCAGTCGCGCGCCATTTTGTTCCTCATTTTCCACGACTTGACATCCCGGGCTTGACATAAGAATTTTGTCAAATATATTACAACATGAAATCCGACAAACAATACCCTTACCTTAGCACCGATTTGGTTACCGCACTGACCGGCTTGACAATGCACGATTTCACGCATTTTGATGAATAAATGTATTGGAATAAGATATTCAAGCCTATCAACCTCTTGCTCTCGCGCTGCGATGTGAATAATGACTTCTGTCTGATACCAGACAGGTCAGATGAATAACGGATGTATTCACTTTCACCACGTGAACTTTTGTTTGGAGTAAATATTCATCCACCAAAGAAATTGGTATAAAATAGTTCcaagaaaaaattacgaaaaGATGAAATCAGAATTTGCTTTAGCGCATTTTTGATCACCAAATAtaacattatatatattttttcaaccagTATAAATCTGGATGTTctacattttgaaagaaaaaaacaggCAAAAGTGTAACCatggtacaaaataatacaaatatttccGCTGTGCATGATCGCTGATCTGTCCCTGCAACCTTGGAAATTCAATCAAAGCGCGGTTGTTTCATTCACCAATCAGCAATCGTCACACATGAATAGGAAATGCAGTGATTCCTGAATGGGTTCATAAAACGGATTTCTATTggttggcaaacatttttcgtgACTGGTGGCGAAGTGATATCAACCACAGGCGAAATTCACATGGCATGACTATGCCATGACTGTCGACTCCCTGCCAGCATGTCTGAAGACATTGGTATTCATTGATTCATAAATTATACATCATCGCTGATATGCATGTTATACTTTTTAGTATGCAAGGGACGgccatcaaaaatgttttaagctCACACAGATAAATCCAGAATTCATATTCAGGGATTTGCCACATAGGCAAAGAAGTTCATTCTTTATAGGGCCTAGGCtacataattatatgtacctgagacgaatatataaACTAGGCCTATGTCCGTCCACTCTCCCTTAGACCCCCTCTGTGTTTGCCACTTTCCCACGCTGAAagacccccaatatttttctttgtaGACCTATCTCCCAAGACCCTACATTTTTCTTCTTTTCCCCCAAAGACCCCATCCCcaccccaaagaccccattttttctTGTTTCCTCCAAAGATCCAAACACCTGTTTTAGTcaagaaaatatttcttgaatcttgcgacaaaataagtttatggtacaaaatgcGCTCGATAATTTTTGCCATATAAACTGGTGATATAtgcatggtgcaaaagtggaataaattcgcacaaATACTTTTTGGAATagcacaaaaatttgcactttgggggctaaaatgaccaaatatgaggttaatttagtcagaaacccacacacaggcatcaacattgtggggggggtgattgtatgaacCACCCCTGGATCTATGTATACGCCTATGAAAAATTCCCATAAAAAAGACCCCAATTTCTAAAATCTGCCctcatttaaaattttttttttatagaatctTCCCTCGACtaaaaaaggccacattttttAGCATTTGTTGAAAGTTGGTATGTTGATATTATACCAAGTGCCCCAGGGTTTCTTGggcttgttttttaatattattattgcagtacgaattacaaacaggcaaaaaaatcatgtttttgtgtATCTTTATTCCAAATatgaaccccccaaaaaaaaaaacccatacactaaatgaacttttttttttttttgccttaaaacATATCAAGGTCAATTGTCTGAGGGGAAAAATTAACACATTTAATTTCCTGGTAACATCATTACTGTGCAAAAATGTTCAATTCAGGCCCGTACGCCTGTGTGACCGCACCccccaaatgtgcaaaagtatgcaaaaaagtcccaaaatatgacaatttgcgagcgtaaaaaaaaaaaaatcggggtttttacacttttttggcataaaaggtccaaattttttagGAAAAgcccactttttacaaaattgccccccccctggaaaaaaggtccactttttcaaaatcagcacccaccccaaaaaaaatcctgcgtacgggcctggttcaattttacccaaaataggcctatatagtataaTACTGAATAGTTGAAGTGAAATTTTCTCAGCTACACAGCCGATTTTCAATTTTACGCTATTTTAGCCCAATAAAATATCTCAAATGCCAAGAAAGTAGGCCTTTATACTTATATAGAAGATGAAAGAAAAAgagtaataaaaatatttccccacctAGGCCAGGTAACCAGGGATATTTGAAAAAACCTGGGCCAATATGAAATGGATCCTTTTCATATATCAAAATGCCAAtaaggtatgacccccccccagtacaacaagtcatacctaaTAAACCTACAAAAtagtattttctcaatttgaattttatccttggtggtccacccaaaaaacaaaatcatcagatAGATCACTGTACCCCCGTGACAAATTATACAAAGTATAAACAGAGGGAGGTGGGAAGCAATTTTGGGCGAGCTATTTGAAAATCTTACCTCCTCCAGAGGGGGGGGGAGCATGCAAAGCATCAGCCCCACATTATAAATATAGAATCAGATTTTCTTGAAATTAATACCCAACAAACAATGACAAACAGTATGGTCAAAGATAAACATtattcatacatgtacaaaacagtAGACCTATGTCTAAAATACAGAAGTAGTAATCATGGTTAATGTAAATATAGGCCACAGTACAGTAAACTCTATACTGTCTTGACTGCAGGCCTATAAATTAAATCAGTGTCGTCAAAGAAAAACTCAgtcataatattatattatagtaGGCCTAAATATACTGATCCCTCtactttcaaatttgaaaactgaaCTTTTCATTCATGAAAAAAAAGTATAGATTTCGGGTAATTCCTCTGGAAAGTCATGACTTTTAAAAGAACTACATCAGACCAGAGATCAGACATTCGATTCTACTTTCCGGGACTACTTTTCACGTCTTTAAATTTAATTGTTAACAACACCTTGGGAAAAACACTGAATTTCTATGAGTTTTACTTACCTTAGAGCCGATCTGGTTTCCACATTGGCCAGCTTGCAGATGAACGATTTCGCGCATTTTGAATTTGATGTTGTTTTATATAAATAACTAGAAAACTTGCAGAAACAAGACAAGACACCGTGACACACGTCCTGACTGATGTAGCGCTGGAGACGGAATGGTATTTAAATGGCTAACGGTTGCCAACAGTTGCCAACCACTTTCACAGCATGCAGCAGGTCACGCTCTGTGCTTGCGAGCTTGAGGCGGAGGTCAACATTACGTTGTTGTGCATAACCGAAGCATTGACGACAGAAAGGGAAGCTGTACGAACCACAGATGAACATACAACAAAtcctccatttttttttttttttctgtgctgCAACTGGGGAAAAATTTTTCGACCCCCTCCCCTTTAGGCCTAAAGACcttaaaaatttcaggccccccccccctttttgacatgaaaattatgggtcaaccccatagaaaagcatataaactcaattttcccaggaaatgaaatttgtggtcattttttcaggccccccctatAGGAGGGATAAAAAATTTTCAGgggccctttttgcatcagggccccctaacaagtgtttgtgaacggtccctagggccttttgactgtggcgATCCAAAACCATGCTCATAAAACCTGCTATATCCCGGAGAACTGCTATTAAAACCCAACCTAATTCCCCAGAAACGGGTCcgggagcggttagtgggttttagcggttctcggatataggcctagtgtgtttaaaaggccctatagtagggctagtcCGGAATAGCTCGGAATAGGCCTactgcaactctactagtcttatagggctgtgcaataattatgacccctggggagggtaaaattggggggtcgAATTTTTGGAGTGGGCCCGGCAAGCAATTTATGGCAAGCCgtgagggtgggggggggggggcaagtgctttttggcacacattcatgtagactatgccatagtcgaattttattaaaaatatgttattattagtcatgatgaacccattttgttgaactcaaaattatactgatgtttataaaTGAGAGTTTTATGCTTTATGTactagccagagtatgcaaaatgggcaagtggactacggagaagtctataccCATATAGGCTTAATAACGGATTTTTACGGTATGTGCATAGTTTACAATATTAGATTAGTCATTTGGTCACTACAACAAGAACAATGGGACAACATCAGGGGTTGCCAGACTTGCCTCACGGAGGaggcgaaattaaaaaaaaacttcttTGTTTTTGGTGATTACAATTTATTTGAGACTACACTGCCAATTTGATCATGATTTAATACAGTAAAATTTGTACTGGGACGGGTGCGCGAGATGTGAGGGGTGCgtgtaggggtgggggtgggtgtgtacaGTTTGATGTATACTGGTACTAGTACATGCGAGGCAGTGCACATGGACGGAATCAGTTTTTTTTGCTACGCACATCCAGCTAACATCCACACACCTGTACCCTGTACCCGATACCCATCACTCTCACGCCCAGCGCACCCCCCCATAAGTagcccccaccccccccacacacacacacacacccctagcCTTAGTCACTCCGTATAGctcagtaggcctatagcatcagtccgggggcactcaactttagaagtgacgggtatagTGCCTACCGGCGTTACGAAAAAACGGGCACCATTGGGTACACAAAAtgaaaagaggggagggggtctttgggtataatattttgaaaaaaggggtcattgggtataaaaaaaattttaaaggtcatcgggtagaaaaaattgaaaaaatggagcaaaattctatttttgttcaaaatttcaagGGTGTCATTATgtagccgcacctaaaaaaaagggggtcattgagtagccgcacctaaaaaagggggtcatcagacATGACTTTCAAAGAAGGGGGTCATGACATACAGTcacttcaaaagttgagtgcTCCCCCTCCCTAGTATCGGGGCGTCAGTCACTCCGTGATGACGTCCCAATAATGTGAAGTTATTATTAGTCTGTGCAACCTGAGTCTGAGTTAAtctagaagcagagtccagccactgcgtgactctatgtctaaaatggcCCCATATTGgaagtcaaatgactcctgtgtagagtcatcaacggcGACTCTGTAGCGGAGTCAACAAATTATGACTCTTCGagggagtcagatgactcccaatatggggtcattttagacatagagtcgcagagtggttggactctgcttttagagtcaccctgactccagtttggctttcatgCTGTAAGTTTTCCAAAGTAAATTGTTTGTATTATTAAAtggtttaaataaataataataaaaaatctgTTCGGTAGTTTTATTCTTGATCTTCCTCGTCCTCCTCTTCCTCGAATTCTCCTTCCTCTTCTGCTGTTGCATCCTGGTATTGTTGGTACTCAGATACCAAGTCATTCATGTTGCTCTCAGCCTCGGTGAACTCCATCTCATCCATACCTTCACCAGTGTACCAATGCAAGAAAGCCTTACGACGGAACATAGCGGTGAACTGCTCAGAGATACGCTTGAACAGTTCCTGGATGGCGGTGCTGTTTCCCAAGAATGTGGCTGACATCTTGAGGCCTCGAGGTGGGATGTCACATACAGCGCTTTTTATGTTATTCGGGATCCATTCTACGAAGTAGCTGCTGTTCTTGTTTTGTATGTTTAGCATCTGCTCATCAACCTCCTTCATGGACATACGACCACGGAACATAGCAGCAACTGTCAGGTAGCGTCCATGACGCGGATCGCATGCAGCCATCATGTTCTTGGCATCAAACATCTGCTGGGTCAGCTCTGGAACAGTAAGAGCACGATATTGCTGGCTACCACGGCTAGTCAGCGGGGCAAAACCAGGCATGAAGAAGTGGAGACGGGGGAATGGCACCATATTAACAGCAAGCTTGCGAAGATCAGCATTCAGTTGACCTGGGAATCTTAAACAGGTGGTCACTCCGCTCATAGTGGCCGAAACAAGATGGTTAAGATCACCATATGTTGGTGTGGTCAGTTTCAAGGTACGGAAGCAAATGTCATAAAGAGCTTCATTGTCAATACAGTAGGTTTCGTCTGTATTTTCTACAAGTTGATGAACAGAGAGTGTTGCATTGTAGGGCTCTACTACAGTGTCCGATACTTTGGGGGATGGCACTACACTTATTGTGGTCATCATTCGGTCAGGATATTCTTCTCGGATCTTGCTGATGAGCAGGGTACCCATACCAGAGCCAGTGCCTCCTCCAAGGGAATGTGTTAGCTGGAAGCCCTGTAAATTGTAATGAAAAAGACAAAGAGAAAATAAACATGACATGCATGAGGTACATTcattctaagaaataaaggttctaaaaagattctaaagttgtcctctcaggttCAAAAGC
This DNA window, taken from Amphiura filiformis chromosome 16, Afil_fr2py, whole genome shotgun sequence, encodes the following:
- the LOC140135771 gene encoding tubulin beta-4B chain-like, translating into MREIVHLQAGQCGNQIGSKFWEVISDEHGVDPTGTYHGDSDLQLERINVYYNEATGGKYVPRAVLVDLEPGTMDSIRSGPYGQIFRPDNFVFGQSGAGNNWAKGHYTEGAELIDSVLDVVRKEAEGCDCLQGFQLTHSLGGGTGSGMGTLLISKIREEYPDRMMTTISVVPSPKVSDTVVEPYNATLSVHQLVENTDETYCIDNEALYDICFRTLKLTTPTYGDLNHLVSATMSGVTTCLRFPGQLNADLRKLAVNMVPFPRLHFFMPGFAPLTSRGSQQYRALTVPELTQQMFDAKNMMAACDPRHGRYLTVAAMFRGRMSMKEVDEQMLNIQNKNSSYFVEWIPNNIKSAVCDIPPRGLKMSATFLGNSTAIQELFKRISEQFTAMFRRKAFLHWYTGEGMDEMEFTEAESNMNDLVSEYQQYQDATAEEEGEFEEEEDEEDQE